A genomic stretch from Diachasmimorpha longicaudata isolate KC_UGA_2023 chromosome 2, iyDiaLong2, whole genome shotgun sequence includes:
- the Tgo gene encoding aryl hydrocarbon receptor nuclear translocator homolog isoform X2, with amino-acid sequence MYGGGTGSTGYGVGLGHGPGPSHYVPPPPSHVAYQLGAAPSLIGGLPPEASGPPPGSQLLSYGANLSPHHVQQPQNDSPQLKRPRSDEDDPSGVKYRRIEDDNLQDKERFASRENHCEIERRRRNKMTAYITELSDMVPTCSTLARKPDKLTILRMAVAHMKALRGTGNTSADGTYKPSFLTDQELKHLILEAADGFLFVVSCDTGRIIYVSDSVAPVLNYQQSDWYGTSLYNQVHPDDTEKVREQLSASEPQHAGRVLDLKTGTVKKEGHQSSVRLSMGSRRGFICRMKVGNLQTTGDMAAAQGLHRMKQRNSLGPPARDGQSYAVVHCTGYIKNWPPTGDFVPPCVPGVGLGDRNAVQPGPDGIVSEEAANHCCLVAIGRLQVTSTPNTNDLTGSNSNNEFISRHSAEGKFTFVDQRVSGILGYSPSELLGHQCYEFIHEQELPFMRENFDQVLKLKGQIVSLSYRFRAKNRDWVWLRTSAFAFLNPCSQEVEYIVCTNTVGKSIHPSGEAQIENDTLQTYGQHSLDYSLQRQQSRESMYPAHHMMQHPAAVAAPGPQQQQARPASTQNAYQGYEATQSPIAYGSPSQQTAPNTVLNRMQKPANTSPTPVQQGWAIGRQQPVTEGYQYSQLSPSRSPSGPTYTQLSSGARTAPTQYHSVTTVPNNPGMWTWQGQQHQGQQQDGGQSNAQVTGQPQATHGPQGGPGTQPQEFNEMLQMLQDQGGPPGFGELDMFGTNFE; translated from the exons ATGTACGGGGGTGGTACGGGTAGCACGGGTTACGGGGTTGGCTTGGGCCATGGGCCCGGTCCCTCACATTATGTACCCCCACCTCCGAGTCACGTTGCTTACCAATTGGGCGCGGCGCCCTCGCTGATCGGGGGACTACCGCCTGAAGCGAGTGGGCCACCACCCGGAAGTCAGCTACTGTCTTACGGTGCTAACTTATCGCCTCATCATGTACAGCAGCCGCAAAATGATTCGCCACAGTTGAAACGACCAAG ATCCGACGAGGACGACCCCAGTGGAGTGAAGTACCGAAGAATCGAGGACGACAATTTGCAGGACAAGGAGAGATTCGCCAG CCGCGAGAATCACTGTGAAATTGAACGTCGAAGGCGAAACAAGATGACCGCATATATCACTGAACTTTCGGATATGGTACCAACATGCTCGACTCTCGCCAGGAAGCCTGATAAATTGACAATACTCAGAATGGCTGTTGCCCACATGAAAGCGCTAAGAG GTACTGGAAATACCAGCGCCGACGGTACTTACAAACCATCATTCCTCACGGATCAAGAGCTAAAGCATCTGATTCTGGAAGCTGCTGATGGTTTTCTATTTGTGGTAAGCTGTGACACTGGGAGAATCATTTATGTTTCGGATTCAGTGGCGCCGGTGCTCAATTACCAACAGAGTGATTGGTATGGCACGAGTTTGTACAATCAAGTTCATCCTGATGATACGGAAAAAGTACGAGAGCAACTGAGTGCCTCTGAACCGCAGCATGCTGGACGAGTTCTTGATCTTAAGACGGGAACAGTAAAGAAGGAAGGGCATCAAT CTTCTGTGCGGCTGAGTATGGGCTCGAGACGAGGCTTCATATGCCGCATGAAGGTCGGTAACCTGCAGACAACCGGTGATATGGCAGCGGCACAGGGTCTCCATCGTATGAAGCAGAGAAATTCACTAGGACCACCAGCACGAGATGGACAGAGTTACGCGGTTGTTCATTGCACGGGGTACATCAAAAATTGGCCCCCCACCG GTGATTTTGTTCCCCCGTGTGTACCAGGTGTGGGTTTAGGTGACAGAAATGCTGTACAACCTGGCCCGGATGGCATTGTCTCTGAGGAGGCGGCTAACCATTGCTGTCTAGTTGCTATTGGCCGTCTTCAGGTCACCAGTACACCTAACACCAATGATTTGACTGGCTCCAATAGCAATAATG AATTCATCTCACGTCACTCTGCAGAAGGCAAATTTACATTCGTCGATCAGAGGGTCAGTGGAATATTGGGATACTCGCCGTCCGAGCTCCTTGGCCATCAGTGCTACGAGTTTATCCATGAACAAGAATTACCTTTCATGCGAGAAAATTTTGATCAAG ttttaaaattgaaaggaCAAATAGTATCGTTGTCATATCGTTTTCGTGCTAAAAATCGTGACTGGGTGTGGCTGAGAACGTCAGCGTTTGCCTTTTTAAATCCCTGCTCGCAAGAAGTTGAGTACATTGTGTGTACGAATACAGTTGGAAA ATCGATTCATCCTAGTGGTGAGGCACAAATTGAGAATGACACATTGCAGACATACGGACAGCACAGTCTTGATTACTCGCTTCAGAGACAACAGTCGAGGGAATCAATGTATCCCGCTCATCACATGATGCAACATCCAGCTGCGGTAGCTGCGCCGGGACCCCAGCAACAACAAGCACGACCAGCTAGCACCCAAAATGCCTATCAAGGGTATGAAGCCACGCAATCACCAATTGCATATGGATCACCGAGTCAACAGACAGCGCCTAATACAGTTTTAAATAGAATGCAAAAACCAGCTAATACGTCTCCTACACCTGTTCAACAGGGTTGGGCTATTGGTCGTCAG CAACCTGTGACTGAAGGATATCAGTATAGTCAACTGAGTCCCTCAAGATCCCCCAGTGGGCCCACATATACTCAATTGAGCAGCGGTGCTAGGACCGCACCGACACAGTATCACTCAGTGACAACAGTGCCTAACAATCcag GTATGTGGACCTGGCAGGGCCAACAACACCAGGGCcaacagcaggacggtggacAATCAAATGCACAGGTGACCGGTCAACCGCAGGCCACACACGGACCGCAAGGTGGGCCCGGTACTCAACCCcaagaattcaatgaaatgttgCAGATGTTACAGGACCAGGGTGGCCCACCTGGATTTGGTGAACTTGATATGTTTGGTACTAATTTTGAGTAG
- the Tgo gene encoding aryl hydrocarbon receptor nuclear translocator homolog isoform X3: protein MYGGGTGSTGYGVGLGHGPGPSHYVPPPPSHVAYQLGAAPSLIGGLPPEASGPPPGSQLLSYGANLSPHHVQQPQNDSPQLKRPRSDEDDPSGVKYRRIEDDNLQDKERFASRENHCEIERRRRNKMTAYITELSDMVPTCSTLARKPDKLTILRMAVAHMKALRGTGNTSADGTYKPSFLTDQELKHLILEAADGFLFVVSCDTGRIIYVSDSVAPVLNYQQSDWYGTSLYNQVHPDDTEKVREQLSASEPQHAGRVLDLKTGTVKKEGHQSSVRLSMGSRRGFICRMKVGNLQTTGDMAAAQGLHRMKQRNSLGPPARDGQSYAVVHCTGYIKNWPPTGEFGDFVPPCVPGVGLGDRNAVQPGPDGIVSEEAANHCCLVAIGRLQVTSTPNTNDLTGSNSNNEFISRHSAEGKFTFVDQRVSGILGYSPSELLGHQCYEFIHEQELPFMRENFDQVLKLKGQIVSLSYRFRAKNRDWVWLRTSAFAFLNPCSQEVEYIVCTNTVGNGEAQIENDTLQTYGQHSLDYSLQRQQSRESMYPAHHMMQHPAAVAAPGPQQQQARPASTQNAYQGYEATQSPIAYGSPSQQTAPNTVLNRMQKPANTSPTPVQQGWAIGRQQPVTEGYQYSQLSPSRSPSGPTYTQLSSGARTAPTQYHSVTTVPNNPGMWTWQGQQHQGQQQDGGQSNAQVTGQPQATHGPQGGPGTQPQEFNEMLQMLQDQGGPPGFGELDMFGTNFE, encoded by the exons ATGTACGGGGGTGGTACGGGTAGCACGGGTTACGGGGTTGGCTTGGGCCATGGGCCCGGTCCCTCACATTATGTACCCCCACCTCCGAGTCACGTTGCTTACCAATTGGGCGCGGCGCCCTCGCTGATCGGGGGACTACCGCCTGAAGCGAGTGGGCCACCACCCGGAAGTCAGCTACTGTCTTACGGTGCTAACTTATCGCCTCATCATGTACAGCAGCCGCAAAATGATTCGCCACAGTTGAAACGACCAAG ATCCGACGAGGACGACCCCAGTGGAGTGAAGTACCGAAGAATCGAGGACGACAATTTGCAGGACAAGGAGAGATTCGCCAG CCGCGAGAATCACTGTGAAATTGAACGTCGAAGGCGAAACAAGATGACCGCATATATCACTGAACTTTCGGATATGGTACCAACATGCTCGACTCTCGCCAGGAAGCCTGATAAATTGACAATACTCAGAATGGCTGTTGCCCACATGAAAGCGCTAAGAG GTACTGGAAATACCAGCGCCGACGGTACTTACAAACCATCATTCCTCACGGATCAAGAGCTAAAGCATCTGATTCTGGAAGCTGCTGATGGTTTTCTATTTGTGGTAAGCTGTGACACTGGGAGAATCATTTATGTTTCGGATTCAGTGGCGCCGGTGCTCAATTACCAACAGAGTGATTGGTATGGCACGAGTTTGTACAATCAAGTTCATCCTGATGATACGGAAAAAGTACGAGAGCAACTGAGTGCCTCTGAACCGCAGCATGCTGGACGAGTTCTTGATCTTAAGACGGGAACAGTAAAGAAGGAAGGGCATCAAT CTTCTGTGCGGCTGAGTATGGGCTCGAGACGAGGCTTCATATGCCGCATGAAGGTCGGTAACCTGCAGACAACCGGTGATATGGCAGCGGCACAGGGTCTCCATCGTATGAAGCAGAGAAATTCACTAGGACCACCAGCACGAGATGGACAGAGTTACGCGGTTGTTCATTGCACGGGGTACATCAAAAATTGGCCCCCCACCGGTGAGTTTG GTGATTTTGTTCCCCCGTGTGTACCAGGTGTGGGTTTAGGTGACAGAAATGCTGTACAACCTGGCCCGGATGGCATTGTCTCTGAGGAGGCGGCTAACCATTGCTGTCTAGTTGCTATTGGCCGTCTTCAGGTCACCAGTACACCTAACACCAATGATTTGACTGGCTCCAATAGCAATAATG AATTCATCTCACGTCACTCTGCAGAAGGCAAATTTACATTCGTCGATCAGAGGGTCAGTGGAATATTGGGATACTCGCCGTCCGAGCTCCTTGGCCATCAGTGCTACGAGTTTATCCATGAACAAGAATTACCTTTCATGCGAGAAAATTTTGATCAAG ttttaaaattgaaaggaCAAATAGTATCGTTGTCATATCGTTTTCGTGCTAAAAATCGTGACTGGGTGTGGCTGAGAACGTCAGCGTTTGCCTTTTTAAATCCCTGCTCGCAAGAAGTTGAGTACATTGTGTGTACGAATACAGTTGGAAA TGGTGAGGCACAAATTGAGAATGACACATTGCAGACATACGGACAGCACAGTCTTGATTACTCGCTTCAGAGACAACAGTCGAGGGAATCAATGTATCCCGCTCATCACATGATGCAACATCCAGCTGCGGTAGCTGCGCCGGGACCCCAGCAACAACAAGCACGACCAGCTAGCACCCAAAATGCCTATCAAGGGTATGAAGCCACGCAATCACCAATTGCATATGGATCACCGAGTCAACAGACAGCGCCTAATACAGTTTTAAATAGAATGCAAAAACCAGCTAATACGTCTCCTACACCTGTTCAACAGGGTTGGGCTATTGGTCGTCAG CAACCTGTGACTGAAGGATATCAGTATAGTCAACTGAGTCCCTCAAGATCCCCCAGTGGGCCCACATATACTCAATTGAGCAGCGGTGCTAGGACCGCACCGACACAGTATCACTCAGTGACAACAGTGCCTAACAATCcag GTATGTGGACCTGGCAGGGCCAACAACACCAGGGCcaacagcaggacggtggacAATCAAATGCACAGGTGACCGGTCAACCGCAGGCCACACACGGACCGCAAGGTGGGCCCGGTACTCAACCCcaagaattcaatgaaatgttgCAGATGTTACAGGACCAGGGTGGCCCACCTGGATTTGGTGAACTTGATATGTTTGGTACTAATTTTGAGTAG
- the Tgo gene encoding aryl hydrocarbon receptor nuclear translocator homolog isoform X8 encodes MTAYITELSDMVPTCSTLARKPDKLTILRMAVAHMKALRGTGNTSADGTYKPSFLTDQELKHLILEAADGFLFVVSCDTGRIIYVSDSVAPVLNYQQSDWYGTSLYNQVHPDDTEKVREQLSASEPQHAGRVLDLKTGTVKKEGHQSSVRLSMGSRRGFICRMKVGNLQTTGDMAAAQGLHRMKQRNSLGPPARDGQSYAVVHCTGYIKNWPPTGEFGDFVPPCVPGVGLGDRNAVQPGPDGIVSEEAANHCCLVAIGRLQVTSTPNTNDLTGSNSNNEFISRHSAEGKFTFVDQRVSGILGYSPSELLGHQCYEFIHEQELPFMRENFDQVLKLKGQIVSLSYRFRAKNRDWVWLRTSAFAFLNPCSQEVEYIVCTNTVGKSIHPSGEAQIENDTLQTYGQHSLDYSLQRQQSRESMYPAHHMMQHPAAVAAPGPQQQQARPASTQNAYQGYEATQSPIAYGSPSQQTAPNTVLNRMQKPANTSPTPVQQGWAIGRQQPVTEGYQYSQLSPSRSPSGPTYTQLSSGARTAPTQYHSVTTVPNNPGMWTWQGQQHQGQQQDGGQSNAQVTGQPQATHGPQGGPGTQPQEFNEMLQMLQDQGGPPGFGELDMFGTNFE; translated from the exons ATGACCGCATATATCACTGAACTTTCGGATATGGTACCAACATGCTCGACTCTCGCCAGGAAGCCTGATAAATTGACAATACTCAGAATGGCTGTTGCCCACATGAAAGCGCTAAGAG GTACTGGAAATACCAGCGCCGACGGTACTTACAAACCATCATTCCTCACGGATCAAGAGCTAAAGCATCTGATTCTGGAAGCTGCTGATGGTTTTCTATTTGTGGTAAGCTGTGACACTGGGAGAATCATTTATGTTTCGGATTCAGTGGCGCCGGTGCTCAATTACCAACAGAGTGATTGGTATGGCACGAGTTTGTACAATCAAGTTCATCCTGATGATACGGAAAAAGTACGAGAGCAACTGAGTGCCTCTGAACCGCAGCATGCTGGACGAGTTCTTGATCTTAAGACGGGAACAGTAAAGAAGGAAGGGCATCAAT CTTCTGTGCGGCTGAGTATGGGCTCGAGACGAGGCTTCATATGCCGCATGAAGGTCGGTAACCTGCAGACAACCGGTGATATGGCAGCGGCACAGGGTCTCCATCGTATGAAGCAGAGAAATTCACTAGGACCACCAGCACGAGATGGACAGAGTTACGCGGTTGTTCATTGCACGGGGTACATCAAAAATTGGCCCCCCACCGGTGAGTTTG GTGATTTTGTTCCCCCGTGTGTACCAGGTGTGGGTTTAGGTGACAGAAATGCTGTACAACCTGGCCCGGATGGCATTGTCTCTGAGGAGGCGGCTAACCATTGCTGTCTAGTTGCTATTGGCCGTCTTCAGGTCACCAGTACACCTAACACCAATGATTTGACTGGCTCCAATAGCAATAATG AATTCATCTCACGTCACTCTGCAGAAGGCAAATTTACATTCGTCGATCAGAGGGTCAGTGGAATATTGGGATACTCGCCGTCCGAGCTCCTTGGCCATCAGTGCTACGAGTTTATCCATGAACAAGAATTACCTTTCATGCGAGAAAATTTTGATCAAG ttttaaaattgaaaggaCAAATAGTATCGTTGTCATATCGTTTTCGTGCTAAAAATCGTGACTGGGTGTGGCTGAGAACGTCAGCGTTTGCCTTTTTAAATCCCTGCTCGCAAGAAGTTGAGTACATTGTGTGTACGAATACAGTTGGAAA ATCGATTCATCCTAGTGGTGAGGCACAAATTGAGAATGACACATTGCAGACATACGGACAGCACAGTCTTGATTACTCGCTTCAGAGACAACAGTCGAGGGAATCAATGTATCCCGCTCATCACATGATGCAACATCCAGCTGCGGTAGCTGCGCCGGGACCCCAGCAACAACAAGCACGACCAGCTAGCACCCAAAATGCCTATCAAGGGTATGAAGCCACGCAATCACCAATTGCATATGGATCACCGAGTCAACAGACAGCGCCTAATACAGTTTTAAATAGAATGCAAAAACCAGCTAATACGTCTCCTACACCTGTTCAACAGGGTTGGGCTATTGGTCGTCAG CAACCTGTGACTGAAGGATATCAGTATAGTCAACTGAGTCCCTCAAGATCCCCCAGTGGGCCCACATATACTCAATTGAGCAGCGGTGCTAGGACCGCACCGACACAGTATCACTCAGTGACAACAGTGCCTAACAATCcag GTATGTGGACCTGGCAGGGCCAACAACACCAGGGCcaacagcaggacggtggacAATCAAATGCACAGGTGACCGGTCAACCGCAGGCCACACACGGACCGCAAGGTGGGCCCGGTACTCAACCCcaagaattcaatgaaatgttgCAGATGTTACAGGACCAGGGTGGCCCACCTGGATTTGGTGAACTTGATATGTTTGGTACTAATTTTGAGTAG